One Panicum virgatum strain AP13 chromosome 3N, P.virgatum_v5, whole genome shotgun sequence DNA segment encodes these proteins:
- the LOC120667642 gene encoding uncharacterized protein LOC120667642: MDKDHSMRDPAPIALVAQGTDDTSLAERTAAYEKEKERWERSDRVALMVMDLTISPTIRGALEKEPKNAKSFMTNIETYFKGSAKAASNTLMSQLMNSKYYGQGNVREHIMGMVNMRDKLQDLDCPLNDATLLHHVMISLPPAFETFKGLSGVRTIRRGARSLRVV; the protein is encoded by the exons ATGGATAAGGACCACTCTATGAGAGACCCAGCTCCTATAGCACTAGTTGCACAAGGGACTGATGACACATCCCTTGCTGAGCGCACCGCTGCTTATGAGAAGGAGAAAGAGCGTTGGGAGCGCTCCGACAGAGTGGCGCTCATGGTCATGGACTTGACCATCAGCCCCACAATCAGGGGAGCGCTTGAGAAGGAGCCTAAGAATGCTAAGAGCTTCATGACTAACATTGAGACGTACTTTAAGGGCTCTGCAAAGGCCGCATCCAATACTCTCATGTCTCAGCTCATGAATTCTAAGTACTACGGGCAAGGCAATGTCAGAGAGCACATTATGGGGATGGTCAACATGAGGGATAAGCTTCAGGACCTCGATTGCCCCCTTAATGATGCTACATTGCTTCACCATGTTATGATCTCACTCCCACCAGCCTTTGAGACCTTCAAG GGATTGTCTGGCGTGCGGACTATAAGAAGGGGGGCCCGAAGTCTCAGGGTcgtgtaa